The region caaccagttctaagggagcatagtttgctttttgggttaaaataatttcttaatatgaaatttgaatggtatgacaattagagattagactgtacagaaattgaaatctacacgctaaaaCACACTATACTCAGTCActcaatgctgatgttgttaacatttaataatttgagaataaagtataacaataataatactttgcacggttagatgtgatatgagctaaccgatcgttagatttaatcaccattggcaacgcgatttatggtaatgcttttttcctcagttggtcagaacaaacttggcagacttgttacttacttacTCAGTTGGCAATATACGaagaaaattcttatttgggtcatatattccaagacataggctagaatctgtgattgcgaagtacatATCCACATTGGTGCCctgactgactgccacacattcacctcaaaacattagattaatcTGCGCTGGAGCCGTGCTGACTCACAACCCCACGCaagcaagataattccgcaagcagctgcaattccaggttttcaaacagagatggcgacaaagaggcaaaacttactgactgcagctttaagaatGTGGAGAGCAATGATGTAAATAACAAGAGAAAATGGCatgttttaaaaagtgtgaGCAGTGAACacagggttcccacgggtccttgaaatccttgaaagtttgtgaatctgattaaaaattttcaaggccctggaaagtttttgaaaataaacaaacatggatacaggtccttgaaaattccatatAGTCTGCTAATGTGTTATTTCGCCAACACTTTGTgcatactagcttgcttgatttacgttgcacatttatgcgttacgttaagtgtttcccacgtgaggtactttgtgttgttcGTTGCCATGACGTTCACGCACACAAAACTACTAAGATGGTACCTCaacgtttcacagacacaccgtgaaacactgcaaaaataggctgaaaccgCTGGAACGTGATGactggaaaatgcaagtttcaagatatttggctcaccaaagaagattacaaagaatggcttgccagagatccaaaggatgtaatgttgaattgctttgctggttaagataatgtaaagccatgaggcaagaaaaatttaaaagcatattcatatatcttaaatcttctggttacatgagcctaagctcttttcaataaaatccatgcaaaagttaatatcagatcattttagaatacagtatagtatgtaccaaatattattcaattttatgcaaaacagaaatacgacaaatatcagatttgtcatatggccaaaaataaatgcaaaaaaaaaattgcttttttgcatagttgtgtttgacacatgaaaactgtaacaatatatcttacaaggtgacgcgatgtaacctttgctctcacttgaaatgtgtccccacattaagtccttgaatttgagggtattggacctggaaagtccttgaaaggtccttgaatttgaagttaaccaaggtgtgggaaccctgtgAACAGTATGTGGTGAGACAATAGTGttatttcagaaaatgtattttgaaattcCTCTGGCAGGTGTGACATTCCTCTCTGGAGGTCAGAGTGAGGAGGATGCATCTATAAACTTGAACGCCATCAACACCTGCCCTCTGACAAAACCCTGGGCCCTCACCTTCTCCTATGGACGTGCCCTGCAGGCCTCTGCCCTCACCGCCTGGCGCGGAGTCAAGGAAAATGAGAAGGCTGCCACAGAGGAGTTCATCAAGCGTGCTGAGGTCAGTTGATCAAATCGTTTTCCCATTAAGGTGCAGTCACTTTAGTAAAATTTCACATTAGCAAAAGGTCCATTGTCTATTGACAATAGAGTAGCAATGTATAAAGTATAgttcacacagaagtcacttccAAACtgagcagctttctgttggccAACGCGGATAATCTGTGTGACCAATTTGAATCAGTTGCAAAATGTTTGCATTGCACTTGGATTCCCCTTGAAATTACTGAATTTTGCCCATGAAAATTGTATACCCCTAAAGCAAATTTTATTTTGACCtaaatgcaatgcatttttgtaaattttgtgGAAATTTCTGTAGTTTATGTAATTGACATAATGCTTAATAAATATGCTCATCAATATGTAAATATGCTAATTTCTattaaataatctttaaaatttatatatatttttttatacagaTAATAATGCTAATATCTATAAAATGTGTATCTGCATCTTTTCAGAAATCATGAACCACTAAATGTCATGTAAATTTATAGGTCAAATAGGAACTTTGTGTGTAATAtctttaaatgatcatttttaaggGCTTTTCTCAGTAAATACTGATATatgtaaagttattttttttatttaatttgaataatatttagCATATAATGTTAGTGATATACTGAAATTTCAGCAACCACAAATATTCAGCCATagctgcaaaaaaacaaaaactatcatTTCAGTTTCGATCATATTACTAATTTCAGGACGATTTTTCTAGTAAATGCATGCATTGAGTATGTTAAAGTACTGACAATCTAATGTATACTTTAATATAGAAGGTATATagaattatgtaaatatataaaatagtataactttttaaataatacgtaacataataaaaacaatataatactacaaaataatatacaaatgaaTAACAATAGAGCTAGGAGGTGAATCTGTTTAGAATTATTGGGCGACAATTCTTTGTTAATGTAAGGTCTCTCTAAAACGGCTGATTCAGGCAACATAAACTGACCTTTGTGAACTTTCCTCAGGCTAATGGATTGGCTGCTCAAGGCAAGTACGTCTCCGCTGGAACCGGTGGATCAGCGGGACAGTCCCTGTACGTGGCCAATCATGCCTACTGAACATCCTGCATCCCATCGTTCCAGCTTCCGCCAGCCAATAGTATAGTGCACAGCTGCTACCCTTCCTGTCACCAACCAATCACAGGCCTGCGCTGTCTTCTGTACTTTAGGGTTGTCAATGCAGTGTCTCATAATGTatctatttaaaatttattaaactTTAAGAATGGAGAGGAGAAATAGAAAGGTACGCAggagattattttttatttttgaaatactCAAGGCATGGTTTCATGCTACAAACaagaaaacagtattttttgtgGCCCGTTTTAAATGGATGTGTATGTATATCAGCCGTTCTGTTTTCATCATTCCAACATAAGTCATTCCAATTCAGGCACCAGCCACTCGAGTTGACTTGTCACATTCCTTGCCGTGCAGTATGACCTCATGATGATGTGAATACTGAGTTCAGATGCCAGCAGGGGCAGTTTATTATAATAGGAAACAGAGTAATATATTATTGCTAGTTATGGTTAACTCCACCAGACTCCAAggaatattattttgtgttgtgttcacatataatattaatgcattGTCTGGGCTGTGTGATTACTGTccaataaatttaatataaattactaACAATATTAGTTTGAAAAGGACCGTTATTTTGAAATTGTGCTCTGTTGTGTTGTGTGCTTGAGTGTATCATGCTCTCCCTCTCCTCCCTGTATTTGTGACACAGTGCTACATGAATAATAACTTCTATTGGTTGTAAACGGCGGAGCGGACCAAACTGTGGAGCTTCTGGGGAGGGGAGCATTCACTGCTCTGTTGACAAAATGTGATCTTGTGATTTGATGTTGTTCTCTAAGCACTTTGTGTGTCAGATAGtaaaaactcaaataaaatactgtaaaatgccAGATTCTGTTTGTCATTATTATGCAGGTGTATTTCATACACATATGGCACACATTTGTagccataacttagttacacaTACATTCCTTTGAGCTTTCCTCAACAGACCCTCAGCAATTTGCTGAATTAAGCATGTTTACGTAGATCTAAGTAAATGGGTCATTCTAAATTATTAATTGTAGAGAGTTCTATAATTTTATAGAGCGCATTTTACATAACAAATAGGGTGTAAAATATCTGTTCATTTGTTTCTAAAATTAATGGAGGCATGTTTACAAATATGGTACACCCTGGATTTCCacaattgttttaaaacattaaaggcATATTACAGATGTGTTTGATAAAATATTACGTAACACGaaattgtgtttatatatttatttatttgtagtacaaatatttacttttaatcaCCAAATATACATGTGATCTGtactaatattaacatttactccacaatttatcaatattaaatatatgaaaaccagaacctttttttaattttcacccaaaactgaaaattctgtcacaaTTTACCCtcttgtcgttccaaacctgcatgacttttacttttttcttctgtaaaacacaaaagaagatttatttttttatggtaaccaaaatatatttttaacattattcaaaatattttcttttgtgatcTGCAGAAGAAATAAACGCATATAGGTTTAACACGACATGAGAATGAGTAAATAAAGACTTCATTTTTGGGgagaactaaccctttaaaagtGGCATTATTTTGAACTGCAAACCAAATGAATCGGAAGTCCGAATGACACTAAACCCGCCCCCTTTAACTCCAATTGGATGCTTCTGTGCCCTCTGCCGTCTGATTGGATAGAATCCTCCAATAGCGTGTTATGCGGTAGTCATTTCACACAGCAATGGCAGCCCTGCAGCTTGGTGAGTCTATAGTCTTTGGTTCTGTGCATTAATTCAAAACGATTTCCTCATTTTGCCTTCGAAATTATTTCAGTGTTCACGTgtttgtttttgccacaaatgttaatttaaaagtacATAACGCTAAAGCCAAATGTCAGCGTATCGCTAGCTTAGTTATGTTAGCATGTTGTAAGTCAGGGTTGGGTCACTCACTATGTTTTTGAGAATGAATAATGgatattttatgttttccaCAATTTCAATGAATATGTAGTTCCTATTTAgtcttatttaatttaattttggtcATAACAGAAAAGCAGCGGGGGCGATATGCTGCCCTTGCCATCGCTGCAGTGGTCATTGTGGTGGGCATCCCACTCTGGTGGAAGACCACAGAGACCTACCGCGCCTGGCTGCCTTTCTCTGAGATCAGCGAACTCGACTCCCTCCAGGTAACACGCACTTAGTCCTTCCTCAAGGCAGAATCATGCTTGTCAAGCtataagttcagaaatgatACGTTATCGTGTTTTTGACAGCTTCAGCTAAGTGTTGATATCGAGGTGGTCTTCTCTCGAGGAACACTGACCCCAGAACAGCAGAAAAAGTTTCCATTTAGTCATGTCAATGAAAAGGAGCACCAAGTTGATGGTAAGTGATCAATTTCTGAAACTATTTGGAAGCTTCATCATACAACAaatttttaaacacaaagaaCAGAAATTTTGATATCCAGAACAGAACACATTGCTCTCTTTTCCTCTTCAGCTAAAACAGGTTTGCGGTACAAATATGAAACAAGATATCGCACTGCCACTGTAATGGAGGAAGACGCCTTGAATCAGCACTCTGCCGCAGGTTGAGTGGATTTATTGTTACTAAGAAATGCTGATTTAatcgttttttaaaattatttattaatatcaatTCAATTATGTCTCATTTTAATAAGGATATATTGACTATACTGACAGATTAtagaatattttaattgtagtgaTTCCCACTGACACTTGCAGTCACTcgtatacattaaatattcttcttcttctcatcCATTATCATTTGCTTTCAAAAGAACCCTTAAAACTTGAATAGACTCCCAACAGAACTAAATAGTTAGAACTAATTCGTTTATTttggtttcttttttaaaaaaagcaaccATTAACAATGGTTGTAGTTGTGAAATTGTGAACATTTAAATGGATTTTAGTGTTTTAAGTTTTACTACAGGTGGAAATTGGCCATTGTGGCTAAATTTGGCACATTTTACATTGATTCTGTGCACGATTAAGGTGCATTGTCCCTgaaatatagatttaaaaaaaggaaaatagggtttctttggttttctttttgtcccataactcatttttaaatgtgaattcaTTGCTCTATTGGTACTATGGAGTTTCTATCCCTGAGCTGTTTACTTCTCCCTCCACAGAGGCAGATCTATCCCTACACATGCTCTCTGAGAGTTCTTGTGGGTCTGTGGTTGTATATGTGATCCCTGAGTCCTCCACCCTCCTGCCAGAGGTAAGATTCAGagcatttgtgtatttttacatACTGAAATCACCTCTGCAGCTCATTATGCTCATTCTGTTTGTTTACTTTCAGGATGTGAAAGTGTACGTGGGGCAACGGCGCACTGCGCTGCTACGTTCTCCTCCCTTTAAAAGTTCTTGGAGTCTGAAGGAAGTCCTATCAAATCTGGACATGGAGGTGGAGCAGGTGATAAGCACCATGTCCTTTAGTCACCAGGATATAGTAGCTGCTCTGAGCAACCGTGTCCGCATGACCAAAGTGACTAAGGAGAGTATGGCAGACAGCATGAGGGCCATCAAATCCAGTCCCGGTGAGTATCATCCCTCATTTTGGCTTGTTTTCTCAATAGCATACTCGTTTAATTATCTTAATCTAATTTTGACTTCTCTTAGGCTACGAGATCACATTCAGTCTGCTCAACCCAGACCCAAAGTCACACAGTCTTCACTGGGATATCGAAGGCGCCGTTCAAAGCTACATTCAGCCTTTATTGAACAAACTTGCCCCTATAGCCAACTTTTCAGTGGACTCTCAGGTGCCTAAGAACAATTACATTGTAGTTTGTGTGGTCTCTAACAAATGTGACTTTTCACAGGGCTGATGGAATATTCTGTTCCTTGCAACGGTTACAAATGTGTTAACCTGTAGAGAATTTGCTGTACTGTTTATACAACAACAGATACATTTGCACAGCTATTAGAGCTGCTTTGTGTTTTTACACGTGAGAGAAATGAAGAAATATGGAGTGGTGCATGAGGATATTTTACAGCTTGAAGACTCATTCAGTCAGCATTTAGagtcagaattttaatattttataatattagttgtgttgatttaagtttttatttataaaatttacttatttactaaATATGAAGTTGCTCACTAATGACAGATTTATTATTCCTTTGCCGtcctttgtttttttggtttacGTTCATCaactttgaaataaaatagtacaataaaataaatgatctaTTAAattatctaaatttaatttaataaattggtATTACTGTGTGGTTATTTAGTATATCAGCAGCTTTCCACTGAGTTCAACTGAGGAAACATTGAACAAATATAACTATCATTATGTATATTTCTATGTTGTAtgtaataatttgtaattctcattcttgatctaatattttgtaaatacgGCCCAAAGTTCTCCTCTCCTATTTGTCACTTGTGTATTCGTTCTTTTCAGATTCTGTATTATGCTGTTCTGGGTGTGAACCCTCGATATGACAACAGTGTGTCAGCCTATACACTCAATGCAGACAGCCTGTCACATGTTATCAACCCTGTTGAGGCCAGACTAGGTGAGATTTGAGCTATAACTGATGTGATCTGCTTTTAATGAACAGTTTTTATGCTCATGTAGATTTACACATGCTGGTATTCTCTTTCACACAGGTTCCAATGCAGCTTCCTCTAACCCTGTCTTGAACTTCCTGCTGTATGTGCCAGATGCCCACCACTCTCCTCTTTTCATCAGAGACCACAGCAAACAGGAGGTGCCCTCTAACGCCTTCCACAGCCCTCGTTGGGGCGGCATTATGGTACTGTCCAGATATATTCACTTAAACATAGATTATAATGTTCTTTTTGCATTTCTCAGTGGCTAAGTTTACATGCACCCAAAAAATCAGATTCATGgctcatattgttttttttttaccttttttaaaaaaaatgtttcggTTCAGGGCTTCCGTACTTTTATTAAAGGAGACccattatgcccctttttacagtatgtaatataagtctcaggtgtctcCAGAATGTGTCTGAAGTTTCAGCTCCAAATACCCCACGGGTCATTTATTATATCGTTTTGAAAATGCccattttgagtggaagcagaaatatgctgtttttgtgcatgtctctttaaatgcaaataagcTGCTGCTCCCCACTCTCTTTTCCAGAATAGTACTGTGCCTTTACAGCTCGTTCCTCAGATACTCTgttaaaaacatctgtttggttttgattatcatgtctatcGTGCTGAAATCATGTGTTTTAAGGCCATATCAGTTTAGACTTCTGATATATATGGTTTTCTGAGCGCATGCATCCAATGCACATGCACAGAAAGCATATGTCACacagtagtaaaaaaaaaaaagcttctctTTCATATTTTATTGCGCTTGAACTGTCAAATCCACACAAGTTTGTTAAAAATACACGAGTTACAAaaacagttggttatgtctGTAAAGGTgaacagctgggaaagaaatcgCATGTTTATAGtagatctgtgtggcagcagagtaatatacagtaaataaatcaataaattcactgctcttgtctcctctgaggctgggactctAGTGTTCTGTGCtcatcagattttcatgatcacttttaaatattgtgaattatatGAAATAACGTGAATGTGCTGGATGTTGCAAACAGGCATATGTCTTTCATCTGTCATCTGTGTCCCCAGGTGTACAATGTGAATGAAATGTACGGACCTGAATCTGAGCGTCCTGTAGATATCAACATTAATATGGCTAAAGTGATGGGTGTGTTTTTGGCACAGTTACGGTTAGTACTttcacaaatgtaaaaaaaagttttgcccAGATGAAAGTGTTTCATTTCACTGTCTTTATCATTTTGTTTCTAGGCTCATGCTAGGAGTGCAGCATACTCATCCTCCCACAGGCTTTGTGCTGCAGAGTCCAGGAAGCGCTGGACTGGCTGATTGGGAGCTGGACCGACTCCTGTGGAGCCGCAGTGTGGAGAACATCGCCACCGCCAGCACCACCATCACCTCACTGGCTCAGCTCCTCGACCAGATTGGAAACATCGTCATCAATGACAACATCGCACAGCAGGTGGGAGGTCCAGATGTTCATAGTTCATCACATAATGAAATGGTTCCACTCTAACATTTTGTCCTAAACAGTAGGAATTGTAAAATGCACAATGTTGCTATTATTTCTTGCACAGGTTTCCAGTGCAGTGACATCGCTCCAGTCTGCTGTCGCCGAGTTGGAGGCTGGGAACCTGGCCTTTGCGCTTCAGTACAGCAGGGAGGCCATTTTGGCTTCAGAGAGGGCCTTTTTCGACCCTTCTCTTTTGCATCTTCTTTATTTTCCAGACGATCAGAAATTCGCCATCTACATTCCTCTTTTCCTACCCATGTGTGTACCTATTGTGCTCTCGCTACTGAAAATTGTGAGTGAAGCTAAGAAAAGGCGATCAGATAAACAAGCCAAAAGTGACTGAGAAACCACGGCTTGTTTGATGCATACACACTAATGGCTGCATTTGTGTAgcatgttcaaaaaacacaccGGTTCATTAAAAGATGATGTGTGtggtgtacatttacattttatttattagacTAATAGTCTAACTATCATCGGATGAAAAAGAACTGATATGAAATCTGGATTATATTCTTAAATTTACAAAGGCAGCTGTAGTGAACAATGAATGAGTGAAATGATTGATTGTGCAGTGTGAAAATTGGTTTCTCTTTTTGTCCACATTAAGCGGTTGCACTGCATGTCTTGTTTTAACAATGTAACACTGGGTTTCATTTAGATTGTGAGGAATTAGTAGGCATATTGTGGTTTGTTTTTCAAGGGGTTCATAGttgcaacaaaaataaaatgcaagataaaaaaaaaagtatataaaaaacatTCTTATGTTTATTACAATAATTTCTCTGTATGTTTGAGTTGATGTGTGTTAACTTTAAAACGGGTTTGTATAGAGATCCAGGAATGATGCCATGTGAGAATTATTTTCAGTTTGAATTTCTATGTGAAAACCTgatgtttataaaataaaataaaaatcagccaGAACTGTTTGTTTTACAATTGAAGTAAAAACCAAATGCTCCAGGGACTAAGTGAAAgtatttttcatactgtatttCTACCATTTCCACGGAATTTACGAAAAGTAGGTCATGCGAAATAATACTAGCTCACTATACTATTTGTCTAGATAAGTAGTAGATACTGCATGCTGGATTTATGCATTAAAATTGCACCAAATGACTAATGGCATTTTTAAAGGGGAAATGTTAAACGATATCATCATTTTAtcgctgtgaaaaaaaaagatgttagGCACTATGACAGTCTCAACGACCCTTGATAGGCCATTTCAGCATGAAAGTGTAACTGAGGCTGCAAGTCCCTCACATTCTGTCTAACATACGAAGAAAAGGTCACACGGGTTTCAAACAACATTAACAGCTAAATAAGATAGCATAGTTTCTATTTAACTCATGAAAGCTGCC is a window of Onychostoma macrolepis isolate SWU-2019 chromosome 21, ASM1243209v1, whole genome shotgun sequence DNA encoding:
- the pigs gene encoding GPI transamidase component PIG-S, translated to MAALQLEKQRGRYAALAIAAVVIVVGIPLWWKTTETYRAWLPFSEISELDSLQLQLSVDIEVVFSRGTLTPEQQKKFPFSHVNEKEHQVDAKTGLRYKYETRYRTATVMEEDALNQHSAAEADLSLHMLSESSCGSVVVYVIPESSTLLPEDVKVYVGQRRTALLRSPPFKSSWSLKEVLSNLDMEVEQVISTMSFSHQDIVAALSNRVRMTKVTKESMADSMRAIKSSPGYEITFSLLNPDPKSHSLHWDIEGAVQSYIQPLLNKLAPIANFSVDSQILYYAVLGVNPRYDNSVSAYTLNADSLSHVINPVEARLGSNAASSNPVLNFLLYVPDAHHSPLFIRDHSKQEVPSNAFHSPRWGGIMVYNVNEMYGPESERPVDININMAKVMGVFLAQLRLMLGVQHTHPPTGFVLQSPGSAGLADWELDRLLWSRSVENIATASTTITSLAQLLDQIGNIVINDNIAQQVSSAVTSLQSAVAELEAGNLAFALQYSREAILASERAFFDPSLLHLLYFPDDQKFAIYIPLFLPMCVPIVLSLLKIVSEAKKRRSDKQAKSD